The Chitinophagales bacterium genome window below encodes:
- a CDS encoding 4'-phosphopantetheinyl transferase superfamily protein: MPVAFEQKIEDKHIMVWEITEPLSFFAQQIVLNKEESEAYHNIRFEKRKLEWMAARYVQRLLINDTTTKDQFGKPHLQNLKGYISISHCQNYAAAIFSAQKPVGIDIEPANEKILRIADKYTSQNEFNFIDKNKEVEHLINNWCIKEAIYKYYGKKELNFKENICIQPYLLSDQTCTVLFSKNEEKEELKIHFNKIKDIIISFL; the protein is encoded by the coding sequence TGAACCGCTGTCTTTTTTTGCACAGCAAATAGTGCTTAACAAAGAAGAAAGTGAAGCCTACCACAATATCCGTTTTGAAAAAAGAAAATTAGAATGGATGGCAGCACGCTATGTGCAGCGTCTATTAATAAACGATACTACAACTAAAGACCAGTTTGGTAAACCTCATTTACAAAATTTAAAAGGATATATTTCTATTTCCCATTGCCAAAATTATGCTGCAGCCATTTTTTCTGCTCAAAAACCTGTGGGCATAGATATAGAACCTGCCAACGAAAAAATACTGCGTATAGCAGATAAATATACTTCTCAAAATGAGTTTAACTTTATAGATAAAAACAAGGAAGTGGAGCATTTAATAAACAACTGGTGCATAAAAGAAGCTATTTATAAATATTATGGCAAAAAAGAACTGAATTTTAAAGAGAATATATGCATTCAACCATACCTGCTTTCCGACCAAACTTGTACCGTTTTATTTAGTAAAAATGAAGAAAAAGAAGAGCTAAAAATTCATTTCAACAAAATAAAAGACATAATTATCTCTTTTTTGTAA